A genomic window from Aquitalea aquatilis includes:
- a CDS encoding DUF4149 domain-containing protein yields the protein MDGLRAITRTFWIGGLWVIGLIVTPVLFKMLDTVTAGMVAGKLFAGIAWVGLVCGVFLLVDNVWRNGVRGMKESSFWLIVGMLLCTVINHFAVTPIIAELKLQMNHAAEGLFGGGFATWHAISSLIYLVQSLMGLAYILRRD from the coding sequence ATGGATGGGTTGCGAGCGATTACCAGAACCTTCTGGATAGGCGGGCTGTGGGTCATTGGCCTGATTGTCACGCCGGTATTGTTCAAGATGCTGGATACGGTGACCGCAGGCATGGTGGCTGGCAAGCTGTTTGCCGGCATTGCCTGGGTTGGTCTGGTCTGCGGTGTATTTTTGCTGGTGGACAATGTCTGGCGCAATGGCGTGCGCGGCATGAAGGAGAGCAGCTTCTGGCTGATCGTCGGCATGCTGCTGTGCACCGTCATCAACCACTTTGCGGTCACCCCCATCATCGCCGAGCTGAAGTTGCAGATGAACCATGCGGCGGAAGGGCTGTTTGGCGGTGGCTTTGCCACCTGGCACGCCATTTCCAGCCTGATTTATCTGGTGCAAAGCCTGATGGGCCTGGCCTACATCCTGCGCCGTGACTGA
- a CDS encoding YhbY family RNA-binding protein: MKIELQPFQRQHLKGLAQTLNPVVMIGNNGLSDSVLREIAISLDAHELIKIRVQGDDRAARIALYEQICDDLSAAPVQHIGKLLVLWRPSDKQRIVLPKNKKALKLASQS, encoded by the coding sequence ATGAAAATCGAACTGCAACCTTTCCAGCGCCAACACCTCAAGGGTCTGGCCCAGACGCTCAACCCGGTCGTGATGATCGGCAATAATGGCCTGAGCGACTCCGTACTGCGCGAAATCGCCATCAGCCTGGATGCCCACGAGCTGATCAAAATCCGCGTACAAGGTGATGACCGCGCTGCCCGCATCGCGCTGTACGAGCAAATCTGCGATGATCTCAGTGCTGCTCCGGTACAGCATATCGGCAAACTGCTGGTGCTGTGGCGTCCCAGCGACAAACAGCGCATCGTACTGCCGAAGAACAAAAAGGCACTGAAGCTGGCGTCGCAATCCTGA
- the rlmE gene encoding 23S rRNA (uridine(2552)-2'-O)-methyltransferase RlmE, whose protein sequence is MARSTSSNIWLREHVNDQYVQMAKKDGYRARAAYKLLEINEKDKLIRPGTVLADLGSAPGSWSQVAARIVGEQGKVFALDILPMNPIADVEFIQGDFREEEILQQFVDLLDGRALDLVISDMAPNISGMSAMDQARSFLLCELALEFARDHLKPGGSFLVKVFQGSDFQSYLQAMRELFEEVVTRKPKASRDRSSEIYLLGKGRR, encoded by the coding sequence ATGGCAAGAAGTACCAGCAGCAATATCTGGCTGCGCGAACATGTTAACGACCAGTATGTACAGATGGCCAAGAAAGACGGCTACCGGGCAAGGGCAGCGTACAAGCTGCTGGAAATCAACGAAAAAGACAAACTGATACGCCCCGGTACCGTGCTGGCCGACCTGGGGAGCGCCCCAGGCAGCTGGTCGCAAGTAGCCGCCCGTATCGTCGGTGAGCAGGGCAAGGTGTTTGCGCTGGATATTCTGCCGATGAATCCGATTGCCGATGTGGAATTCATCCAGGGCGATTTTCGTGAAGAAGAAATTCTGCAGCAGTTTGTCGACCTGCTGGATGGTCGTGCGCTGGACCTTGTAATTTCCGATATGGCACCCAATATCTCAGGAATGAGCGCCATGGATCAGGCCAGAAGTTTTCTCCTGTGTGAGCTGGCGCTGGAATTTGCGCGCGATCACCTGAAACCCGGCGGCAGTTTTCTCGTCAAAGTGTTCCAGGGCAGTGATTTCCAGTCCTACCTCCAGGCCATGCGCGAGCTGTTCGAAGAGGTGGTCACCCGCAAACCCAAGGCCTCGCGCGATCGTTCCAGTGAAATTTACTTGCTGGGCAAGGGCCGACGCTGA
- the greA gene encoding transcription elongation factor GreA translates to MNKVPLTLRGAELLKEELQRLKSVERPAVIEAIAEARSHGDLSENAEYDAAKERQGFVEGRIADLEGKISNAIIINPAELDADGRVVFGATVELMDLETEDKVTYQIVGDDEADIKVCKVSVNSPIARALIGKEAGDVAEVVAPGGIREYEVLDVKYI, encoded by the coding sequence ATGAACAAAGTCCCGTTGACTCTGCGTGGCGCCGAGCTTCTCAAAGAAGAACTGCAACGCCTGAAGAGCGTGGAACGTCCGGCGGTTATCGAAGCGATCGCCGAGGCGCGTTCGCATGGCGACCTGTCGGAAAACGCCGAATACGATGCAGCCAAGGAACGCCAAGGCTTCGTCGAAGGCCGCATTGCCGATCTCGAAGGCAAGATTTCCAATGCCATCATCATTAATCCGGCCGAGCTGGATGCCGATGGTCGCGTGGTGTTTGGTGCTACTGTCGAACTGATGGATCTGGAAACCGAAGACAAAGTCACCTACCAGATCGTGGGCGACGATGAAGCCGACATCAAGGTCTGCAAGGTTTCGGTCAATTCGCCGATTGCGCGTGCGCTGATCGGCAAGGAAGCCGGCGATGTGGCCGAGGTGGTGGCACCGGGCGGCATCCGCGAATACGAAGTGCTAGACGTCAAGTACATCTAA